A window of Shewanella mesophila contains these coding sequences:
- the cysQ gene encoding 3'(2'),5'-bisphosphate nucleotidase CysQ: MKPEDYVEQVIAIAVEAGLAIKDIYLKGSFDKEIKADNTPVTSADLAAHEIITSALNRLTPDIPVLSEEDAEIPLSERAQWKRYWLVDPLDGTGEFIAGSGDFSVIIALVEHNRPIMGIVYVPMTEVIYYAIAGLGAYKRSGKGELRISSRQLTNADTPSLRLAVSRRQDPHSVLKLFNQSRHCELVVLGGAALKSCLVAEGRADCYVRIGPTGEWDTGAAQIIIEEAGGQVMDLELQPLSYNERETLENPNFIVVGSTHLPWDELLVSE, translated from the coding sequence ATGAAGCCAGAAGATTATGTTGAACAGGTGATCGCCATCGCTGTTGAGGCGGGGCTAGCGATAAAAGATATTTACCTAAAAGGTAGTTTTGATAAGGAAATTAAAGCCGATAATACCCCTGTGACATCCGCCGATCTGGCGGCTCATGAGATCATTACTTCTGCGCTTAATCGATTAACTCCCGACATCCCCGTTTTATCTGAGGAAGATGCTGAAATTCCACTTTCGGAGCGCGCCCAATGGAAGCGTTACTGGTTAGTCGATCCCTTGGATGGTACTGGTGAATTTATCGCGGGTAGCGGTGACTTTTCGGTGATTATTGCCCTCGTTGAACATAATCGGCCGATTATGGGCATAGTCTATGTGCCAATGACTGAAGTGATCTATTATGCAATTGCTGGATTGGGGGCTTACAAGCGATCTGGTAAAGGTGAGCTGCGTATCTCTAGTCGTCAGCTAACTAACGCCGACACACCTTCACTGCGATTGGCTGTTAGCCGTCGTCAGGATCCACATTCGGTGTTGAAGTTATTTAATCAATCAAGACATTGTGAGCTGGTTGTATTAGGCGGCGCTGCATTGAAAAGCTGCTTAGTGGCAGAAGGGCGCGCCGATTGTTATGTCCGTATTGGACCAACGGGTGAGTGGGATACCGGTGCCGCGCAAATTATTATCGAGGAAGCCGGTGGTCAGGTGATGGATCTTGAGTTGCAGCCCTTAAGTTACAACGAGCGGGAAACCTTAGAGAATCCAAACTTTATCGTCGTGGGTTCTACGCATCTGCCTTGGGATGAGCTATTAGTCAGTGAATAA
- a CDS encoding GNAT family N-acetyltransferase, whose amino-acid sequence MNNLFSFAVRPAQKSELTSIYQLEQSLFGDHCYPDFFFRQSFDCWPKGLQVALDKQDNLLGYILIAPSEQTQCVWILSVAVDSLAQGQGVGRRLISDALTDLPKHVTEVKLTVAPTNPARHLYLSLGFIEQSVEEDYFGAGECRILMSLALAR is encoded by the coding sequence GTGAATAACCTGTTCTCTTTCGCTGTTCGCCCAGCACAAAAGAGTGAACTAACCTCAATATATCAACTTGAGCAATCCCTTTTTGGCGATCATTGTTATCCCGATTTTTTCTTTCGCCAGAGCTTTGATTGTTGGCCTAAAGGGCTACAAGTTGCGCTGGATAAACAAGATAATCTCTTAGGCTATATTCTCATCGCGCCAAGTGAGCAAACTCAGTGTGTTTGGATATTGTCTGTTGCGGTCGATAGTCTTGCTCAGGGGCAAGGAGTTGGTAGACGACTCATTTCCGATGCGCTTACTGATCTGCCTAAGCATGTGACGGAAGTTAAGCTCACTGTTGCGCCAACCAACCCTGCACGGCATCTGTATCTCTCCTTAGGCTTTATTGAGCAAAGCGTCGAGGAGGATTATTTCGGTGCTGGTGAATGCCGCATACTGATGTCGCTTGCTCTTGCGCGGTAA